Proteins found in one Candidatus Methylomirabilota bacterium genomic segment:
- a CDS encoding SRPBCC family protein: GTGAMLLYRGLRGECMVYRMLGIDRADDQQGRRGSLGVKVERSVSMEEPAEKIYRFWRDFRNLPTIMPNVESVKVDSPTRSHWVVKGPLGTTVEWDAEIINDKPNELIAWRTDGSLVEHAGSVNFDARPDGTTLVRVELQYNPPGGELAHMVAALFGADPGTRIEEDLGRLRDALGRAHEDRAGLQPATASALGLRPPAADTR, translated from the coding sequence CGGGACCGGGGCCATGCTCTTGTACCGCGGCCTCCGCGGTGAATGCATGGTTTACCGCATGCTCGGGATCGACCGGGCCGACGACCAGCAAGGCCGCCGCGGCAGTCTCGGCGTCAAGGTCGAGCGGTCGGTCTCCATGGAAGAGCCGGCGGAAAAGATCTACCGCTTCTGGCGGGATTTCCGCAACCTTCCCACCATCATGCCCAATGTGGAATCGGTCAAGGTGGACTCGCCCACGCGGTCACACTGGGTCGTGAAGGGCCCGCTGGGGACCACCGTCGAGTGGGATGCTGAGATCATCAACGACAAGCCGAACGAGCTGATCGCCTGGCGCACCGACGGCTCGCTCGTGGAGCATGCCGGGTCGGTCAACTTCGACGCGAGGCCCGACGGCACCACCCTCGTGCGCGTGGAGCTGCAATACAATCCGCCGGGTGGGGAGCTGGCGCACATGGTCGCCGCGCTCTTCGGCGCGGACCCCGGCACCCGCATCGAGGAGGACCTGGGACGCCTGAGAGACGCGCTGGGGCGCGCGCATGAAGACCGAGCCGGGCTCCAGCCCGCGACGGCCAGCGCTCTCGGCCTCCGGCCCCCCGCTGCGGATACGCGATAG
- a CDS encoding phage tail protein — MAPPARHDPAPAFNFVVEIDGIAVAGFAECSGLSSETDVIEYREGNERTLGVRKLPGLTRYGPVTLRRGITTSRELWDWRQSVIDGQISRRAVAITLLSEGGEAVLRWLLRDAWIAKWEGPHLRARSSEVAIESVELVHEGIRLESAG; from the coding sequence ATGGCCCCACCCGCGCGGCACGATCCAGCCCCCGCCTTCAACTTCGTGGTGGAGATCGATGGAATCGCCGTGGCGGGTTTCGCGGAGTGCTCCGGGCTCTCGAGCGAGACCGATGTCATCGAGTACCGCGAGGGCAACGAGCGCACGCTCGGCGTCCGCAAGCTCCCCGGGCTCACCCGCTACGGCCCCGTCACTCTCCGGCGCGGGATCACCACCAGCCGCGAGCTCTGGGACTGGCGGCAGAGCGTGATCGACGGTCAGATCTCGCGCCGCGCCGTTGCCATCACGCTGCTGAGCGAGGGCGGCGAGGCGGTGCTGCGCTGGTTGCTGCGCGACGCCTGGATCGCCAAGTGGGAGGGCCCGCACCTCCGCGCCCGCTCCAGCGAGGTGGCCATCGAGAGCGTCGAGCTGGTCCACGAAGGCATCCGGCTCGAGTCGGCGGGCTGA
- a CDS encoding Sir2 family NAD-dependent protein deacetylase, which translates to MSEVRGWIDAAESVVVLTGAGISTDSGIPDFRGPQGVWTRNPGAEKLATLQNYVAEPDVRKRAWRSRLESPAWTAEPNAGHRALVTLERRGKLDTLITQNIDGLHQAAGSSPARVVEIHGTMREVVCLDCGERAPMERALARVRAGEEDPPCRSCGGILKSATISFGQSLVPEDLRRAERAAARCDLMLAVGTKLSVFPIAGVVPVAKRAGARVVIVNAEPTEMDELADAVLRGSISQLLPPIVE; encoded by the coding sequence ATGAGCGAGGTTCGGGGGTGGATCGACGCGGCCGAGAGCGTGGTGGTCTTGACGGGCGCCGGCATCTCCACCGACTCGGGCATCCCCGATTTCCGGGGCCCCCAGGGCGTGTGGACCCGAAATCCCGGGGCGGAGAAGCTCGCCACGCTGCAGAACTACGTGGCCGAGCCCGACGTGCGCAAGCGCGCGTGGCGGAGCCGCCTGGAGTCGCCGGCGTGGACGGCCGAGCCCAATGCCGGCCACCGTGCCCTCGTCACCCTCGAGCGCCGCGGCAAGCTCGACACCCTCATCACCCAGAACATCGACGGCCTCCACCAGGCGGCGGGCTCGTCGCCCGCGCGGGTGGTCGAGATCCACGGCACCATGCGCGAGGTGGTGTGCCTCGACTGCGGCGAGCGCGCGCCCATGGAGCGGGCCCTCGCTCGCGTGCGGGCGGGCGAGGAGGATCCGCCCTGCCGCTCCTGCGGGGGCATCCTCAAGTCGGCCACCATCTCCTTCGGCCAGAGCCTCGTCCCCGAAGATCTCCGACGCGCCGAGCGAGCCGCCGCCCGCTGCGATCTCATGCTCGCGGTGGGCACCAAGCTGTCCGTGTTCCCGATCGCCGGCGTGGTGCCCGTGGCCAAGCGGGCCGGCGCCCGCGTGGTCATCGTCAACGCCGAGCCCACGGAGATGGACGAGCTGGCCGACGCCGTCCTGCGCGGGTCCATCAGTCAGCTCCTTCCGCCCATCGTGGAATGA
- a CDS encoding 4-hydroxyphenylacetate 3-hydroxylase N-terminal domain-containing protein has protein sequence MPARSGQEYIDSLKKCAPSVYLGGRRVTDVTAESIFQEPIRAIAEQYDMQVDPAYREVMTYPSPTTGHPVSTSFLIPHTREELVKKRKHFKLRADHNFGFMGRAPDFMNQFVTGWHLMADRFARAGARFGENATRYYEHVRERDLFLTHMLINPQIDRSKTSAQQEDPFLHLGRVGETSEGIVVRGAKMLGTMAPITEEVAVIPFGGIPPGDDAYALAFAIPASTAGLSFLCRETVAPPPRSRFDHPLSSRFEEMDCIAVFEDVLVPWDRVMVEGRSGSGEIINTLGADFGALLNVQTSARMLSQLEFFCGLAMRLADAIGITGFLHVQEKLGEMLSQMEIARAVFYGAEAMAQRLDNGVWVPGGHGLRAFHLHTGKIYSRFVEIVQTLAAGGFFYAPSEADLANPELRPLIDKFVRGRAGISAEERIALFKLAWDVTGETFGQRMAQYVRFYSGDPIRLTAGFYMQYDKAPLLEIVERALGRRDSERIPISPDNPAGAIPYQPDTRGMAGTYATGSLPTRQDQRG, from the coding sequence ATGCCAGCTCGTAGCGGCCAGGAGTACATCGATTCCCTGAAGAAGTGCGCGCCGAGCGTCTACCTGGGGGGCCGCCGCGTCACCGACGTCACCGCCGAGTCCATCTTTCAGGAGCCCATCCGCGCCATCGCGGAGCAGTACGACATGCAGGTCGATCCGGCCTACCGCGAGGTGATGACGTATCCGTCGCCCACCACGGGGCATCCGGTGTCCACGTCGTTCCTCATCCCCCACACGCGCGAAGAGCTCGTGAAGAAGCGCAAGCACTTCAAGCTGCGCGCCGACCACAACTTCGGCTTCATGGGCCGGGCCCCCGACTTCATGAACCAGTTCGTCACGGGATGGCACCTCATGGCCGACCGGTTTGCCCGCGCGGGCGCCCGCTTCGGAGAGAACGCCACCCGCTACTACGAGCACGTGCGCGAGCGGGATCTCTTCCTCACCCACATGCTCATCAACCCGCAGATCGACCGATCCAAGACCTCGGCGCAGCAGGAGGATCCGTTTCTCCATCTGGGCCGTGTCGGGGAGACCAGCGAGGGCATCGTCGTGCGCGGGGCCAAGATGCTGGGCACCATGGCCCCCATCACGGAGGAGGTCGCGGTGATTCCCTTCGGCGGGATACCGCCGGGGGACGACGCCTATGCCCTCGCCTTCGCCATTCCCGCGAGCACGGCCGGGCTCTCCTTCCTCTGCCGTGAGACGGTGGCGCCCCCGCCGCGGTCGCGCTTCGACCACCCGCTGTCGAGTCGCTTCGAGGAAATGGACTGCATCGCGGTGTTCGAGGACGTGCTCGTCCCCTGGGACCGCGTGATGGTCGAGGGCCGCTCGGGCAGCGGCGAGATCATCAACACGTTGGGGGCCGACTTCGGCGCTCTCCTCAACGTGCAGACGTCCGCCCGCATGCTGAGCCAGCTCGAGTTCTTCTGCGGGCTCGCCATGAGGCTGGCCGATGCCATCGGCATCACCGGCTTCCTGCACGTGCAGGAGAAGCTGGGGGAGATGCTGAGCCAGATGGAGATCGCCCGCGCCGTCTTCTACGGGGCGGAGGCGATGGCCCAGCGGCTCGACAACGGCGTGTGGGTGCCGGGCGGACACGGCCTGCGCGCCTTCCACCTGCACACGGGCAAGATCTACAGCCGCTTCGTCGAGATCGTGCAGACGCTCGCGGCCGGCGGATTCTTCTATGCGCCGAGCGAGGCCGACCTCGCTAATCCGGAGCTCCGGCCCCTGATCGACAAGTTCGTGCGCGGGCGCGCGGGCATCTCCGCCGAGGAGCGCATCGCGCTCTTCAAGCTGGCCTGGGACGTGACGGGCGAGACCTTCGGCCAGCGCATGGCGCAGTACGTGCGCTTCTACTCCGGTGACCCGATCCGGCTGACCGCGGGCTTCTACATGCAGTACGACAAGGCGCCGCTCCTCGAGATCGTCGAGCGGGCGCTGGGACGGCGCGACAGCGAGCGCATCCCGATCTCGCCGGATAACCCGGCCGGGGCCATCCCGTACCAGCCGGACACGCGCGGGATGGCGGGGACGTACGCGACAGGATCCCTGCCGACGAGGCAAGATCAGCGGGGCTGA